In one window of Nakamurella sp. PAMC28650 DNA:
- a CDS encoding carbohydrate kinase family protein codes for MQDTRPDPAVRVEPLDVFMQGTTFFDMVLTGLPSQPLPGTEIHAEGMGSCPGGIANLAIAASRLGLRTGLASTFGDDVYGDFLWRTLEQEGVDLGQSRRVADWHSPVTVSLAVHRDRAMVTHAHDSPIPLSELVAEPPPTRVGVVSLGGEEGPWVAKAKANGARLFGDVGWDASGAWRPEELVGLGDLFAFMPNSTEAMAYTRTEDPRAALLSLAELVPLVVVTCGGQGSIGIDSITNEEEWVPSLPVNAVDATGAGDVFDAAFILGTLREWPLRNRMAFANLCAALSVQRVGGSLAAPGWGDLADWLAGVRQAAASGSRSASVLANSYGFLAEEVPGHPSISLRRAVATIARLSDA; via the coding sequence GTGCAGGACACCCGACCCGACCCGGCCGTTCGCGTCGAGCCCCTCGACGTCTTCATGCAGGGGACCACCTTCTTCGACATGGTGCTGACCGGTTTGCCGTCACAACCATTGCCCGGCACCGAGATTCACGCAGAGGGGATGGGATCGTGCCCGGGCGGGATCGCCAATCTCGCGATCGCGGCCAGCCGGCTCGGCCTGCGCACCGGGTTGGCGTCCACGTTCGGCGACGACGTCTACGGTGATTTTCTCTGGCGGACGCTGGAGCAGGAGGGTGTCGACCTCGGACAATCGCGCCGGGTCGCGGACTGGCATTCACCCGTCACGGTTTCTCTTGCGGTGCATCGTGATCGGGCGATGGTCACGCATGCCCACGACTCGCCCATCCCACTCTCGGAGCTGGTCGCCGAGCCGCCTCCGACCAGGGTCGGTGTGGTGAGCCTCGGTGGGGAAGAGGGCCCGTGGGTGGCCAAGGCGAAAGCCAACGGCGCCAGGCTTTTCGGTGACGTCGGCTGGGATGCCAGCGGTGCCTGGCGACCGGAGGAGTTGGTCGGGCTCGGCGATCTCTTCGCCTTCATGCCGAACAGCACGGAGGCGATGGCCTACACGCGCACCGAGGACCCGCGGGCCGCGCTGCTGAGCCTGGCCGAACTGGTTCCCCTCGTGGTGGTCACCTGCGGTGGTCAGGGGTCCATCGGGATCGACTCGATCACCAACGAGGAGGAGTGGGTCCCGTCGCTGCCGGTGAATGCGGTCGACGCGACCGGGGCCGGCGACGTCTTCGATGCGGCGTTCATCCTCGGAACCCTGCGGGAGTGGCCGCTGCGCAATCGGATGGCGTTCGCCAATCTCTGTGCAGCGCTGTCGGTCCAGCGCGTCGGGGGGTCCCTCGCGGCGCCGGGCTGGGGGGATCTGGCCGACTGGTTGGCCGGGGTTCGTCAGGCGGCCGCATCGGGTTCGCGATCGGCTTCGGTACTGGCCAACAGCTACGGATTCCTGGCCGAGGAGGTCCCCGGCCACCCGTCGATCTCGCTCCGGCGGGCCGTGGCCACCATCGCGCGGCTGTCGGACGCCTAG
- a CDS encoding 6-phospho-beta-glucosidase has protein sequence MRLVILGGGGFRVPLVHRALLRRPELGIDDVVLHDVDPARLAVIAAVLEPSPGVRLSLTTSLPEAMTGADIVFSAIRVGGAAGRVRDERRALDAGVLGQETVGAGGLSYGLRTLPVALQAARVQAELAPDAWLINFTNPAGMITQALSNTMGHRVIGICDSPVGLVRRACRALDLPAGEVEFDYSGINHLGWLTSLRHGGREVLPELLHDDRRLASTEEGRLFGPELLRALGAIPNEYLYFYYVAREIAHDLQKSRTRGEVVLDEQTGFYEAAGDRSDRAAQLWEQTRTHREQTYLAEARTGERDEQDLSGGGYERVALDLVQALTSGKQTEMIVNGRNDSAFHQLPPDMVVETRCAVDRSGARPITGPDLPLHQLGLISSVRAAEEAIIESVTDSSIDAAVHGFSIHPLIGSRRIAATLVDSIIRDEPSVAALFRPPRAGNRGS, from the coding sequence ATGCGACTGGTGATCCTGGGCGGCGGCGGGTTTCGGGTCCCGCTCGTCCACCGGGCCCTGCTGCGGCGCCCCGAACTCGGGATCGACGACGTGGTGCTCCACGACGTCGACCCGGCCCGGCTCGCGGTGATCGCCGCAGTCCTGGAACCGTCCCCCGGCGTCCGGCTGAGCCTGACCACCTCGCTCCCGGAGGCGATGACGGGCGCCGACATCGTCTTCTCCGCCATCCGCGTCGGGGGGGCGGCCGGCCGGGTACGTGACGAGCGAAGGGCCCTGGACGCCGGCGTTCTCGGCCAGGAGACGGTGGGAGCCGGCGGTCTGAGCTACGGGCTTCGCACGCTTCCGGTCGCCCTGCAGGCCGCCCGGGTCCAGGCCGAATTGGCACCGGACGCGTGGTTGATCAACTTCACCAACCCGGCCGGGATGATCACCCAGGCTCTCTCGAACACCATGGGGCACCGGGTGATCGGTATCTGTGACTCCCCGGTCGGACTTGTCCGAAGGGCCTGCCGGGCCCTGGATCTCCCGGCGGGCGAGGTCGAGTTCGACTACTCCGGCATCAACCATCTCGGGTGGCTGACGTCGTTGCGCCACGGCGGGCGCGAGGTACTACCGGAACTGCTCCACGACGATCGACGCCTGGCCTCGACCGAAGAAGGCAGGCTCTTCGGGCCGGAACTCCTTCGTGCCCTGGGCGCCATCCCGAACGAGTACCTGTACTTCTACTACGTTGCAAGGGAAATCGCCCACGATCTGCAGAAGTCACGGACCCGGGGCGAGGTCGTCCTCGATGAGCAGACCGGCTTCTACGAGGCGGCCGGCGATCGCAGTGATCGAGCCGCACAGCTGTGGGAGCAGACCAGGACCCATCGGGAGCAGACCTACCTGGCCGAGGCACGCACCGGGGAGCGTGACGAGCAGGACCTGTCCGGAGGCGGGTACGAGCGGGTCGCACTCGACCTGGTCCAGGCCCTCACGAGTGGAAAGCAGACCGAGATGATCGTCAACGGACGCAACGACTCTGCCTTCCACCAGCTTCCCCCGGACATGGTGGTCGAGACCCGTTGCGCGGTCGACAGGTCCGGCGCCCGCCCGATCACCGGACCGGATCTTCCCCTGCACCAACTGGGGCTGATCTCTTCGGTACGAGCAGCGGAGGAAGCGATCATCGAATCCGTCACCGACTCCTCGATAGACGCTGCCGTTCACGGTTTCTCGATCCACCCGCTGATCGGATCACGACGCATCGCGGCCACCCTCGTCGACTCGATCATCCGCGACGAGCCCTCCGTGGCGGCCCTGTTCCGGCCGCCCCGCGCCGGAAACCGAGGCAGCTAG